The stretch of DNA CTCCATAGTAAGAAAGAGCTCTGATAGTATCGTGAGTGTATCGTTTGGAAACATCATCATTATTTACATCAGGGTCTGCAATCATTGGTTCTACAATCACATCTAAATCAACAATCACTTCAGCATAATATTTAGCGTTCGCGTCCGGAGTAAGAGCTGGTTTCTCACCGGATCTGATCTCAGCGATTCTCTTGTCTGCTTTATCGATCAAGCCTTGAAGAACCTGATTCTTATTATCCATACCTTTGTCGATCATAATCTGGATTCTGCCTTTTGCAATCTCCAATGATTCAATCAAAGTGTTGTCTTCAGAAATATTGATAGAAGCTTTTGCTTTCATTTCTGCAGTCCAGTCTGTAAATGTAAATGCCTGGTCAGCAGGAAGTGTTCCAATGTGAACCTCAATGATTCTACCCTGGAATACATTTTCTCCTCCGAATTGTTTAAGCATCTGGGCTTGTGTAGCATGAACAACATCACGGAAGTCCATATGCTCTTTCATATCCCCTTTGAATGTTACTTTCACAGATTCAGGGATTGGCATAGATGCCTCACCGGTAGCTAATGCAAGTGCCACTGTTCCAGAGTCGGCCCCAAATGCAACACCTTTAGACATTCTCGTGTGAGAGTCACCACCGATGATGATAGCCCACTCGTCTATGGTGATATCATTAAGAACTTTGTGAATTACGTCGGTCATCGCGTGATATTCACCTTTCGGGTCACGTGCCGTGATCAAACCGAAATCGTTCATGAATTTCATTAATTTAGGAATGTTGGCCTGAGCTTTTTTATCCCATACTGAAGCGGTGTGACAACCTGATTGGTATGCACCGTCAACAATTGGAGAGATTACTGTTGCTGCCATTGATTCCAATTCCTGTGCAGTCATAAGACCAGTTGTATCCTGCGAACCAACAATATTAACTTCCACACGAACATCTGATCCAGCGTGTAACACCTTTCCTGGTGTTGTACCCACTGCATTTCTGTTGAATATTTTTTCTACAGCCGTAAGTCCTTGCCCTTCATGGGAAATTTCTTTTGACGGAGCAAAAACAAGAGGCGTTTCTATTCCTAAGAGTTTTGCGGCAAATGTTTGAAGCTTTTTACCGAATACAATAGCATAGGATCCTCCGGCTTTTATAAATTCTACTTTTTGAGGGGTGAATGCTTTGGAGATATCAATCAGCTCCTGATCACCATTATATAATTTTTTAGTTTTTGTATTGATTGTAAGAACAGTTCCTGTAGCCACAGAGTAAGCCTGTTCAAGGATAGGCTCTCCATTCTCATTGCGGACAGGATTACCTTCTGTATCTAATTTTTTCACCCAGTTTTTAAGGTCGATACCAATACCTCCGGTAACGTCAACTGTAGTAAGGAAAATTGGAGAAATACCGTTGGTTCCTCCTACAATCGGAGCAATATTGACAAATGGGATATATGGGCTTGCTTGTTTCCCTGTCCATAAAGCCACGTTATTTACTCCTGACATTCTTGATGAGCCCACACCCATAGTTCCTTTCTCAGCAATAAGCATAACACTTTTGTCAGGATGTTGAGCCTGAAGTGCTTTGATTTCTTCCTGAGCCTTAGGTGTAATCATGCATTTACCATGAAGTTCACGGTCTGATCTTGAGTGAGCCTGATTCCCCGGAGAGAGCAGGTCTGTTGAAATGTCACCCTCACCAGCGATAAAAGTAACCACTTTAACTTCTTCAGGAACGTCTGGAAGTTTAGTGAAGAACTCAGCTTGTGCATAGCTCTCAATAATTTCTTTTGCAATTTCGTTTCCGTTATTGAATGCCTCCTTTAAACGATTTGTGTCTGCGTCATAAAGGAAAACTTGTGTTTTAAGAACTTTGGCAGCTTCTTTGGCAATAGAAATATCGTTGCCTAAAGCAAGGTCAAGCAATACTTCAATAGATGGGCCTCCTTTCATGTGAGATAGCAGCTCAAAAGCAAAAGCAGGTGATATTTCTTCTACTACGGATTCACCCAGGATGATCTCCTTTAAAAATTGAGCTTTTACACCCGCCGCACTTGTTGTTCCGGGTAAGGTGTTATAAATGAAAAATTTAAGAGAATCCGATCGATCTGCATTACCTGAATCTTTAATTTGTGCAATAATTTCACTTAGTAATTCAGCACCATCAATAGGCTTTGGATTAAGCCCCTGGTTTTTTCTTTCTTCAATCTCTTTGATGTAATCCTTATAAATATTCATATAGAAGTCTTTTCGATGTTGTTAAAGGCAAGTTATAAAACAGTCATTAGACCGTCCTTTTCTTTACCAGTCTGTAAAAATTAATGCTATTTTGAGCTGTCTCATTTTGATAGGCAATACGGACTGGTGTAGAATAAGTATAGCTACACCTTGTTTAAAATTGTAAGATAATCTGCCCCAAAAGTGAGTGTAAAGGACTTTTCCGGAATGTGTAAGTGGCTTACCTGTGATCTGTCTTGCCGCAAAAACGCTCTTTGGGTAACATTTGTACATTTTTTGATCATATCGATATCAAATGTCATATCTTAAAAAATGTTTTTAAATTATCAAACAATTAAAAATGTTCCCAAATTTACGAAATTTTACTATTTTATGAAGATCAAATTATTTAGATTCTTTATAAATATGTTTTTTATATTTTCTATTTTGGCCGTATTTTTGCAAAAATGATGAATATGAGAAAAACGGCTAATTTTTTGGCACTATTTATTTCGGTTTTTATTTTTTCACAGGCGAAGTCTTTAAAGAAAATACCTGCTAAAAAAAATTCCAAAACCATTGTTAAAAAAGTATCTGAGCCTAAAGTTAATCCTGATTGGGTTGTTATTAATGGAGAGGTTCCTGTACTCATTCCACAAAAGAAGAACGGGAAATTCGGATATGTTAATCAAAAAGGTAAATTTTTGATTGAGCCGGAATATCATATCGCTGTTTTTTTTGCAGAAGACTGTAATTTATTGAATTCTCCTAATGAAAAAATCAGAAAATTCGGAACACAAAAATATGCTACGGTAGAAAAGGACTTGATTTCGTACAGAATTGATCAGTCCGGAAAAAGAGTCTATCAATATAAAAATACAGATTTGGGAAAATGCCAGAGTGTATTTAAACAACAGCAGTACCAAGCCTATATTTTAAATGGATTTTATGGTATTATTGAACCCTCAAAGTTTGTTAATGCTGCTGACTACAGAGACTACCAGATCTACCCTCAATATGAATATTTACATATTATGGAAGGTGATGATGTCTCTAATCCAATGATCGTTGCTTCTCATAATGACCGGTTTGGGGTGATTGATGTCCATAACAATATTATTATTCCATTTGAATATTCCAATATCAAAAGAAACTTTAGTTGGAAACTTGGGAAGATGTTTGAAGTAACCAAAGACGGAACAAATTACTATTATATCGATTCGAAGAATAAGGCGTATTAGGCAGGATTCGAGATGCGGGTTACGGGGTATTGTGCGATACGGGTTTCGGGATTCGAGTTATAAAAGGCTACGTCATATGATAAGAAATAACCTTGTATTCTTTTTGTATGCCTTCTTTTGATTTTCGCTAAATAGCAATACACCAAAACTCAAACCCCGCACCTCGCAACATGTAACACGCATTTCGTACTCTGGATCTCGAACCTCTCATCATAGCTTCCATCTCATATATTTTTTGTAATTTCGCGGCTGAAATAAAGGGGTGCTTTTATAGGCTGAGATGATACCCAATGAACCTGGAACAGGTAATGCTGTTTAGGGACGCTTCGATCTTACGTCGAAATTGTATGATATCTTATTGATCCCCTTTTATTCATTAAATTTTAAAATTTATAGAATGAAAGGATTATTTTTTTTAGGGCTTACTGCAAGCTCTCTGGGTTTTGCTCAAACTCAAAATACCGATTCCTTAAAAACCAAAGAGATTGAGGCTGTTAATTTTACAAAAAGGCTTCCTGTTGCTAAAGAAATCATTAATGTTCAGAGAGATCTGGATCGCAGAAACCTTGGGCAGGATTTACCAATTCTTTTAAAAAATCAAACCTCCATTATCTCAACTTCAGATGCCGGGAATGGTGTAGGATATACGGGTTTTAGAATTCGTGGTGTTGCAGGAAGGGGAATTAATGTTATGATGAATGGAGTTCCTTTTAATGACTCTGAAAGCCAGGGAACCTTTTTTGTCAATGTCCCGGATCTTACGAGTTCTGCTTCGCAGATTGTTATTCAGAGAGGGGTGGGAACCTCGAATAATGGAGTTTCGGCTTTTGGAGCCAGCATTAATGTTATATCGAAAGACCCGGAAGATCAGTTTTATGTGAAAACCGATGATAGTTATGGCTCTTTTAGTACCTATAAATATTCAGCTGAGGTAGGTTCAGGAAAGTTCTGGAACAATAAGCTTTCGTTGATGGGAAGGTATACCCATATTCAATCAGACGGATATATAGACCGGGCATCATCCAGGTTAAATTCTTATAATTTTACTGCTTTGTTTGAAGAAGGGAAGACCAGAATCCGATTGATGGCATTTGGAGGAAAAGAAAAAACCTATCAAGCCTGGAACGGAATAGACCGGAAAACGTGGGAGACGAATCCGAAATTTAATTATTCAGGGCAGTATACCGATTTGTTTACGGGCGAGGAAAAGTTTTATGATAATGAAACTGATAACTATCGCCAAAATCACTATCAATTATTGTGGGAGCAGAATTTCAATGATAACTGGCACTTAGAAACAACGTTTCATTACACCAAAGGAAAAGGATATTATGAGAATTATACAAGGGTAGATGAAGAAAACCAGGAGGAAGATGCTATTCATTACTCTAATTATAACCTGCCAGTTCCTATCATTGATGGAAATCCTCTTCTGCAAACAGATTTTATCAGAAAGAAATGGCTGAACAATGATTTTTACGGGGTGGTTTCTACGCTTTACGGAAAGTTTGAAAACTTGGATCTTAATTTTGGTGCGGTAGCTAATCAGTATTATGGAAGACATTACGGAAATGTAACCGGAGTATATTTGCCACAAATAGCTGAGTATGAATACTACAGAGGACGTTCTGTGAAAAATGAAGTGGCCGGATTTGCAAAAGCTCTTTTCCGTGTGAATGATTTTGAGTTTTTTGGTGATTTACAACTTAGAAATATAGATTATGATACAAAGATTTTATTGGCAGGTGATGGAGAAGGGGCTAATCTAAAGAAAAACTGGTTGTTTTTTAACCCTAAAGCCGGAGTGAATTATAGAATAGGAAATGGAAAGATATTCCTGTCTTATGCACATGCTCAACGTGAACCGAATAGAGATGACCTGATTGCGAATAATAATGTAAAAGTTGAAAAGCTTCACGATTTCGAAGCCGGTTTTGAAAAACAGCTGGGAAAGGTTTCACTGACTGCTAACTTATACTATATGTACTATGTAAATCAATTGGTTTTAAATGGTGAGCTTAATAATGTAGGCGCATTTATCAGAACGAACTCCGGAGAAAGTTACAGAAGAGGAATTGAAATAGGAGCATTAGCGAAACTTTCAAAACAGTGGGAAGTCTCAGGAAATGTGAGTTTGAGCCAGAACAGAAATCAGGATTTTAAAATGGCAAATAAAAAAGTTATTAAAGATTTAGGAAATACCCAAATCTCCTTCTCTCCGGACATAATTGCCAATTTGGGGCTCAATTTTACGCCTAACAAAAGCTTTCTGTTTTCTTTGATGAATCAATATGTAGGAAAGCAATATCTTGATAATACTGAAAATAAAAATTTACAGCTTAATGATTATCTGCTTACTGATTTTAATGCACAATATCAGTTTAGGATTTCGAACAATGATATAGCTTTAAAACTCCTTGTAAACAATATTTTTGATAAGAAATATGTGAATAATGGAGCAGTTTACAGTGGGCAGCCGTATTACTTTTCACAAGCAGGAATTAATTTTATGTTTGGAATAAGTTGGAAAATTCAATAACGATTATATAAGAATAAAACATATTTATTTTCAAATGTTAAAAAAAGATATTTAATCATGAAATTATAGATTTTAAGACTGTCCCGGCAGTCTTTTTTTTATACAAATAAATGTCATAAAAAGTCATGAAAAAGTTATAAATTTGCTGCCAAATGAATATTTCAGCTTACATTCTAGAATACCTGAAACAATTTGGTACTGTTACAGTTCCAGCCTTTGGTGTGTTTTCTCTGGAAAACTCTAAGGCAATCATTAATTCTGAAAATGGAAGTATACTGCCACCAGCCAGCCAGATCGCTTT from Chryseobacterium piperi encodes:
- a CDS encoding WG repeat-containing protein, with product MRKTANFLALFISVFIFSQAKSLKKIPAKKNSKTIVKKVSEPKVNPDWVVINGEVPVLIPQKKNGKFGYVNQKGKFLIEPEYHIAVFFAEDCNLLNSPNEKIRKFGTQKYATVEKDLISYRIDQSGKRVYQYKNTDLGKCQSVFKQQQYQAYILNGFYGIIEPSKFVNAADYRDYQIYPQYEYLHIMEGDDVSNPMIVASHNDRFGVIDVHNNIIIPFEYSNIKRNFSWKLGKMFEVTKDGTNYYYIDSKNKAY
- a CDS encoding bifunctional aconitate hydratase 2/2-methylisocitrate dehydratase encodes the protein MNIYKDYIKEIEERKNQGLNPKPIDGAELLSEIIAQIKDSGNADRSDSLKFFIYNTLPGTTSAAGVKAQFLKEIILGESVVEEISPAFAFELLSHMKGGPSIEVLLDLALGNDISIAKEAAKVLKTQVFLYDADTNRLKEAFNNGNEIAKEIIESYAQAEFFTKLPDVPEEVKVVTFIAGEGDISTDLLSPGNQAHSRSDRELHGKCMITPKAQEEIKALQAQHPDKSVMLIAEKGTMGVGSSRMSGVNNVALWTGKQASPYIPFVNIAPIVGGTNGISPIFLTTVDVTGGIGIDLKNWVKKLDTEGNPVRNENGEPILEQAYSVATGTVLTINTKTKKLYNGDQELIDISKAFTPQKVEFIKAGGSYAIVFGKKLQTFAAKLLGIETPLVFAPSKEISHEGQGLTAVEKIFNRNAVGTTPGKVLHAGSDVRVEVNIVGSQDTTGLMTAQELESMAATVISPIVDGAYQSGCHTASVWDKKAQANIPKLMKFMNDFGLITARDPKGEYHAMTDVIHKVLNDITIDEWAIIIGGDSHTRMSKGVAFGADSGTVALALATGEASMPIPESVKVTFKGDMKEHMDFRDVVHATQAQMLKQFGGENVFQGRIIEVHIGTLPADQAFTFTDWTAEMKAKASINISEDNTLIESLEIAKGRIQIMIDKGMDNKNQVLQGLIDKADKRIAEIRSGEKPALTPDANAKYYAEVIVDLDVIVEPMIADPDVNNDDVSKRYTHDTIRALSYYGGEKKVDLGFVGSCMVHKGDLKIVSQMLKNLEKQQGKVEFNAPLVVAAPTYNIIDELKNEGDWDVLQKYSGFEFDDNAPKGEARVEYKNMMYLERPGCNLCMGNQEKAAKGDTVLATSTRLFQGRVVEDSERKKGESLLASTPVVVLSAIIGRIPNIDEYKAAVDGIDLTKFAPPIKELVK
- a CDS encoding TonB-dependent receptor, with protein sequence MKGLFFLGLTASSLGFAQTQNTDSLKTKEIEAVNFTKRLPVAKEIINVQRDLDRRNLGQDLPILLKNQTSIISTSDAGNGVGYTGFRIRGVAGRGINVMMNGVPFNDSESQGTFFVNVPDLTSSASQIVIQRGVGTSNNGVSAFGASINVISKDPEDQFYVKTDDSYGSFSTYKYSAEVGSGKFWNNKLSLMGRYTHIQSDGYIDRASSRLNSYNFTALFEEGKTRIRLMAFGGKEKTYQAWNGIDRKTWETNPKFNYSGQYTDLFTGEEKFYDNETDNYRQNHYQLLWEQNFNDNWHLETTFHYTKGKGYYENYTRVDEENQEEDAIHYSNYNLPVPIIDGNPLLQTDFIRKKWLNNDFYGVVSTLYGKFENLDLNFGAVANQYYGRHYGNVTGVYLPQIAEYEYYRGRSVKNEVAGFAKALFRVNDFEFFGDLQLRNIDYDTKILLAGDGEGANLKKNWLFFNPKAGVNYRIGNGKIFLSYAHAQREPNRDDLIANNNVKVEKLHDFEAGFEKQLGKVSLTANLYYMYYVNQLVLNGELNNVGAFIRTNSGESYRRGIEIGALAKLSKQWEVSGNVSLSQNRNQDFKMANKKVIKDLGNTQISFSPDIIANLGLNFTPNKSFLFSLMNQYVGKQYLDNTENKNLQLNDYLLTDFNAQYQFRISNNDIALKLLVNNIFDKKYVNNGAVYSGQPYYFSQAGINFMFGISWKIQ